tatcCGCAAACACACTGGACGCAGGCGCGATGACAGAGGAAAGAACAAGGGcgcgacgatgatgacgacgacgccTCCGCACACACAATGGACTGTGATTTTTCACCCATTTCATGTTTCATGTCAACGGACATTTATTTTCGACTATCAAAATGCCGCtcattccatttcaatttcgtACACTCTCGTATGTGGACGCGCTCAGCCAAATGAAAACCAAATGTGTTATATGGAAAACAACAGACAACACGAACAACGTACTACATACaagcaacgaaaacaaaaaaaaaaaaaaaaaaaaaaaaacaaattcatttcattgaGTATGCGAAATTTGCTTGGCTCAGTCTCGCGTGTGCAGCTCGTCCGGCAGGTTCGGCTGTCCATGTGACTGAACGATCAACAGGCcaaaagcaaataacaaaagccaaaaagccaaaaaaaaatataagcgAACGCTCTCTTCCATCCATCCATTCATCATCTGTTTGCCATACACGTAACGTACCTGGCCACCACGATCTCTCGATCTCGCGATCGCGATCGCGATCTCTCAGCACAGTCGAACAAACGGTGGCATTCAACATGATGCGAGGCACGGTGTTGGCTTTGGGCCTGCTGCTCGTCCAATTTGCTGCCACAGGTGAGTTGAGTTCTCGTCGACAACGCACATTGTTGACACACATATTTATGCAGATGTCGTCATTGGCAGGTTTGGCCGTTAAATGCTATGAATGCGATTCCGAAAACGATTTGAATTGCGGCAGTGAATTTCAAGCTGAAGATATTGCCAAAACCGATTGCGATGCCGTCGAATTGCCTCAGGAAATACGCGAAATCTATATACAAAAGCCGGACACCGCTTGTCTGATCAAATACTACAGGGATCGTAAGTTACAAATGCGTTTACACATCCACAAAGGTGTAACTTACACATATTGCGATTGTTGTTTACAGTGCCCGATAATCCGCTTTTCGTGCGTCGTTCCTGCACATTTGGCGATTTCTCCGTCTGTGACGAGCAACCGGATCCAGTGATGCCGCATCTGAGTTTTCTCGGCTGTCAATTCTGCCACACAGATCTGTGCAACAATGCCGCAATTATAAAGCGATCCATTGTCAGCgtaatgctgttgttgctactcGGCAATTTACTCAATTAACGATACAATTTGATGAATacttaatagtttttttttttttttcaacatttttcagtttatttgatttagttgttttttgtttttatacatccactaaaatgatttaacatacatatattattatatatatttataatatagaaTTGGGgcatattcaattatattctTCTTGtttctgtatgtgtgtttgtttgtgtgagtgtatgtgtcattaaataaaatacaaataataataataatcataaaagtaaacaacacGCTCTTTAATTCAAATAGCAAACATCGCATCGCATAgttcataaatatgtatgtacgtatgtatatagtatatttattttttttgtatatatcagtattaataatagtatttatatatattgttgttaTCATCAATGATGCATCACTAGATGTACCATATAATGGTTGGTTATTGTACGAAAATCGAAAcctaacaacaactacacatAGAAGAACAAACAGTGTAAAcaattgtatatacaaaagaTAATGAATTagttgattgttttttttttctctctctttcttttctcttttatgtgcttgcttgcttgcttgtttgtttgtttgtctgccaAATACTGATCAAATGAGCAAGTCTCATCATCTACATAtatctttttcttcttcttcttcgctcACAAACACAAAGATTATCAACAATATGAATATAGTCAACCAAGTAAAGTAAAACTTTTATCAACAGCGCAGAAACAAGTaacaaatatagtatatatatatttataaatcttTCATATCgttttgtcatatttttgtgttgatCAAACTTTTCAACTAG
This DNA window, taken from Drosophila nasuta strain 15112-1781.00 chromosome 2L, ASM2355853v1, whole genome shotgun sequence, encodes the following:
- the LOC132783624 gene encoding uncharacterized protein LOC132783624 yields the protein MMRGTVLALGLLLVQFAATGLAVKCYECDSENDLNCGSEFQAEDIAKTDCDAVELPQEIREIYIQKPDTACLIKYYRDLPDNPLFVRRSCTFGDFSVCDEQPDPVMPHLSFLGCQFCHTDLCNNAAIIKRSIVSVMLLLLLGNLLN